Proteins encoded by one window of Nocardioides euryhalodurans:
- a CDS encoding alpha/beta fold hydrolase yields the protein MATLRTGGLELFHEVRGTGDPILGIHGSPSSCAFWEDAAEALAALGTCVVYDRRGFGRSAWATPPLTVDLDDHLDDAVALLAEVGGPAVVIGRSTGGLIALALAVKHPRLVRALVLLEPAVFAIHAEAQAWATQLRENVLSRAGDEPGSAARTVLELALGPGTWESFPGEVQELFAAGGPGVLAEIRGRGLDLSEQPWLPSAEELASVSQPTLVLSGESSYPAALAVDEQLVSSLPEARHEQVRGGHLIDPAHPAVLRFVTEVIADQPSD from the coding sequence ATGGCCACCCTCCGAACAGGAGGGCTCGAGCTCTTCCACGAGGTGCGCGGCACCGGCGATCCGATCCTGGGGATCCACGGCAGCCCGAGTTCGTGCGCGTTCTGGGAGGACGCCGCGGAGGCACTCGCCGCGCTGGGCACCTGTGTGGTCTACGACAGGCGCGGCTTCGGCCGGAGCGCGTGGGCGACACCACCGCTGACCGTGGACCTCGACGACCACCTCGACGACGCGGTGGCGCTGCTCGCCGAGGTCGGCGGCCCGGCGGTCGTCATCGGGCGGAGCACCGGGGGGCTGATCGCGCTGGCGCTCGCCGTGAAGCACCCACGCCTGGTGCGCGCCCTGGTGCTGCTCGAACCGGCGGTGTTCGCCATCCACGCGGAGGCGCAGGCGTGGGCCACGCAGTTGCGTGAGAACGTGCTGAGCCGCGCGGGGGACGAACCCGGGTCAGCGGCCCGGACCGTTCTCGAGCTGGCCCTGGGGCCCGGTACGTGGGAGTCCTTCCCCGGCGAGGTGCAGGAGCTCTTCGCCGCTGGTGGACCCGGGGTGCTGGCCGAGATCCGGGGTCGCGGCCTGGACCTGAGCGAGCAGCCGTGGCTGCCGAGCGCGGAGGAGCTCGCGTCCGTCAGCCAGCCCACACTGGTGCTCTCCGGGGAGAGCTCCTACCCAGCGGCCCTGGCGGTCGACGAGCAGCTGGTGTCGTCCCTGCCCGAAGCCCGGCACGAGCAGGTGCGCGGTGGGCACCTGATCGACCCTGCCCACCCGGCCGTGCTGCGCTTCGTGACCGAGGTGATCGCCGATCAGCCCTCGGACTGA
- a CDS encoding Mur ligase family protein, producing MTSLVELRVLEGPNLYFPRAAIKLTLDIGALSDVPTRTAQAFARRIGLGQARPGEPGTGFRQRFAIRAVARLVRALAAESGTTRLAVRVRPTSDPHQIVVAYPWRHRERAQEMGRAVAEVIDALPATDVDELMHRAAERVAAAAVGEGPRTLTPGVPVVAVTGTNGKTTTSRMIAHVARTNGLVVGWSNTDGIYVDGALVEAGDYSGPSGAGRVLAHPEVEFAVTETARGGILLKGIGLTRNDVSVVTNVSADHLGLQGIDTLDQLAEVKAVVPRITRKGGWAVLNGDDPRVLAMRTVIKARPWVFSRDPDSPAIREVLNEGGRATTVIDGWVCVVAPNADPELVVELVDVPMTLAGLSRFNVENTLAATSAALAAGIPREVVAAGLRSFRPDAEHNPGRMNFFSIGEVTVVVDLAHNEAGLEALLEVMGGVRRPGARLLLGLGAVGDRQDDLIERLGEIGAMGSDVVAIGHKQHYLRGRTVAELDGLMRAGAARVGVEELESYPTEVAALAALVGQAQPGDVVGLMCHAEREDVFAWIAEHDGTADDPETLGGKVRAAHG from the coding sequence GTGACCTCACTCGTGGAGCTCCGGGTGCTGGAGGGGCCGAACCTCTACTTCCCCCGCGCGGCGATCAAGCTGACCCTCGACATCGGCGCGCTGTCCGACGTCCCCACGAGGACGGCCCAGGCGTTCGCCCGCCGCATCGGACTCGGGCAGGCGCGGCCGGGGGAGCCCGGGACCGGCTTCCGGCAGCGGTTCGCGATCCGCGCCGTGGCCCGGCTGGTGAGGGCGCTGGCGGCCGAGAGCGGGACGACGCGGCTGGCCGTACGGGTGCGTCCCACGAGCGACCCGCACCAGATCGTGGTCGCCTACCCGTGGCGGCATCGGGAGCGCGCGCAGGAGATGGGGCGCGCGGTCGCCGAGGTGATCGACGCCCTGCCGGCGACCGATGTCGACGAGCTGATGCACCGGGCGGCCGAGCGGGTCGCGGCCGCCGCGGTGGGCGAGGGGCCGCGCACCCTGACCCCGGGAGTACCGGTGGTGGCCGTGACGGGTACCAACGGCAAGACCACGACCAGCCGGATGATCGCCCACGTCGCGCGGACCAACGGCCTGGTCGTCGGGTGGTCCAACACCGACGGCATCTACGTCGACGGCGCGCTGGTCGAGGCGGGCGACTACTCCGGGCCCAGCGGGGCCGGCCGGGTGCTGGCGCACCCGGAGGTGGAGTTCGCCGTCACCGAGACCGCCCGCGGCGGCATCCTGCTCAAGGGCATCGGCCTCACCCGCAACGACGTCTCCGTCGTCACCAACGTCTCCGCCGACCACCTCGGGCTGCAGGGGATCGACACCCTCGACCAGCTCGCCGAGGTCAAGGCGGTCGTCCCGCGGATCACGCGCAAGGGCGGCTGGGCGGTGCTCAACGGCGACGACCCGCGGGTGCTGGCGATGCGTACCGTGATCAAGGCGCGTCCGTGGGTGTTCTCCCGGGACCCCGACTCCCCGGCGATCCGGGAGGTGCTCAACGAGGGTGGACGGGCGACGACGGTGATCGACGGCTGGGTCTGCGTGGTGGCGCCGAACGCCGACCCCGAGCTCGTGGTGGAGCTGGTGGACGTGCCGATGACGCTCGCCGGCCTGTCCCGCTTCAACGTCGAGAACACCCTGGCTGCCACGTCGGCGGCACTCGCGGCAGGGATCCCCCGGGAGGTCGTCGCGGCCGGCCTCAGGTCGTTCCGACCCGATGCCGAGCACAACCCCGGACGCATGAACTTCTTCAGCATCGGCGAGGTCACGGTCGTCGTCGACCTCGCCCACAACGAGGCGGGGCTCGAGGCGCTGCTCGAGGTCATGGGAGGCGTACGCCGCCCCGGCGCCCGGCTGCTCCTGGGCCTCGGCGCGGTCGGCGACCGACAGGACGACCTCATCGAGCGGCTCGGTGAGATCGGGGCGATGGGCTCGGACGTGGTGGCGATCGGCCACAAGCAGCACTACCTGCGCGGTCGCACCGTGGCGGAGCTCGACGGCCTGATGCGGGCAGGCGCCGCACGCGTCGGCGTCGAGGAGCTGGAGTCCTACCCCACCGAGGTCGCGGCCCTGGCCGCGCTGGTCGGGCAGGCGCAGCCGGGCGACGTCGTCGGGCTGATGTGCCACGCGGAGCGCGAGGACGTCTTCGCCTGGATCGCCGAGCACGACGGGACCGCCGACGACCCCGAGACGCTCGGCGGGAAGGTCCGTGCCGCGCACGGCTGA
- the moaA gene encoding GTP 3',8-cyclase MoaA yields MPLEDRYGRVATDLRVSLTDRCNLRCSYCMPAEGLDWLPGEEVLTDDEVVRLVDIGVRMLGIREVRFTGGEPLVRRGIVDIVRRTREVGPDLELSLTTNALGLSRTAGALKEAGLDRVNVSLDTVRRTTFEAITRRDRLADVLAGLAAAQEAGLTPVKVNAVLLRGTNDDQAAELLRWAVGEGYHLRFIEQMPLDAQHDWSRTAMVTAEEIFERLGAEFDLTPAAEPRGSAPAELFRVDGGPATVGVIASVTRPFCGDCDRVRLTADGQVRNCLFAREESDLRTAMRAGASDEEVAERWVIAMRGKRPGHGIDDPSFLQPDRPMSAIGG; encoded by the coding sequence ATGCCCCTCGAGGACCGCTACGGCAGGGTCGCCACCGACCTGCGCGTCTCCCTGACCGATCGGTGCAACCTGCGCTGCTCCTACTGCATGCCCGCGGAGGGACTGGACTGGCTGCCGGGCGAGGAGGTCCTCACCGACGACGAGGTGGTCCGGCTCGTCGACATCGGGGTCCGGATGCTCGGCATCCGCGAGGTCCGCTTCACCGGCGGTGAGCCGCTCGTACGCCGCGGCATCGTCGACATCGTCCGCCGGACCCGGGAGGTCGGGCCGGACCTCGAGCTGAGTCTCACCACCAACGCGCTCGGCCTCTCGCGGACCGCCGGCGCGCTGAAGGAGGCCGGGCTGGACCGGGTCAACGTCAGCCTCGACACCGTCCGCAGGACCACCTTCGAGGCGATCACCCGTCGCGACCGGCTGGCCGACGTCCTCGCCGGCCTCGCGGCCGCCCAGGAGGCGGGGCTCACGCCGGTCAAGGTGAACGCCGTGCTGCTGCGCGGCACCAACGACGACCAGGCGGCCGAGCTGCTCCGCTGGGCGGTGGGCGAGGGCTACCACCTGCGGTTCATCGAGCAGATGCCGCTGGACGCCCAGCACGACTGGAGCCGCACGGCCATGGTGACGGCCGAGGAGATCTTCGAGCGGCTCGGAGCCGAGTTCGACCTGACCCCGGCGGCCGAGCCGCGGGGAAGCGCCCCGGCCGAGCTGTTCCGCGTCGACGGCGGCCCGGCGACGGTCGGTGTCATCGCGTCCGTGACGCGTCCCTTCTGCGGCGACTGCGACCGGGTGCGGCTGACCGCCGACGGCCAGGTCCGCAACTGCCTCTTCGCGCGGGAGGAGTCCGACCTGCGCACCGCCATGCGGGCCGGGGCGAGCGACGAGGAGGTCGCCGAGCGCTGGGTCATCGCGATGCGGGGCAAGCGGCCCGGACACGGCATCGACGACCCCAGCTTCCTGCAGCCTGACCGGCCGATGTCGGCGATCGGCGGGTAG
- a CDS encoding SixA phosphatase family protein encodes MQPRRLLVIRHARAGQSGTTDAERPLADEGVRDAESAGTWLAGQGLRPDHALVSAATRAAQTWDALARGAGWELAPDLSRALYTAEPETALDLVREVPEEVVTVAVVGHNPTMGSMAQLLDDGDGDPDATNDLVASGFPAGAVAVFELDGAWGDLAWAGARLVGYRGP; translated from the coding sequence GTGCAGCCGCGTCGACTCCTCGTGATCCGCCACGCCCGGGCCGGCCAGTCGGGCACCACCGATGCCGAGCGGCCCCTCGCCGACGAGGGGGTCCGTGACGCCGAGTCCGCCGGCACCTGGCTCGCCGGGCAGGGCCTCCGCCCCGACCACGCGCTCGTCTCCGCGGCGACCCGGGCGGCCCAGACCTGGGACGCGCTCGCCCGCGGCGCGGGCTGGGAGCTGGCGCCCGACCTGTCGCGGGCCCTCTACACCGCCGAGCCGGAGACCGCGCTCGACCTCGTGCGCGAGGTGCCCGAGGAGGTGGTCACGGTCGCGGTGGTGGGCCACAACCCGACCATGGGGTCGATGGCGCAGCTCCTCGACGACGGTGACGGCGACCCCGACGCCACGAACGACCTGGTCGCCTCGGGTTTCCCCGCGGGCGCCGTCGCGGTCTTCGAGCTGGACGGGGCGTGGGGGGACCTGGCGTGGGCCGGTGCCCGGCTGGTGGGCTACCGCGGCCCCTGA
- the cphA gene encoding cyanophycin synthetase, with amino-acid sequence MTERPTPDLTILETRVYRGANVWSYEKAIHLVVDLGVLEQHPTNTLPDFTDHLLQMLPGLREHSCSRGRRGGFVERLNEGTWLGHVAEHCALALQQVVGHDIRRGKTRMVKDRPGVYNVIYGYVDEQVGLAAGRLAVRLVNHLVEGDPDFDWDAELEAFIKRAERTAFGPSTQAIVDEAVSRDIPWLRLNQHSLVQLGQGVHAKRIRATMTSETSSIAVDVASDKDLTTKLLGAAGLPVPKQESVRTADQAVRVAGRIGYPVVVKPLDGNHGRGVCLDLQDEDAVREAFPIAEEQSRRGWVIVESFVTGKDYRCLIIDGRMVAIAERVPAHVVGDGSSTVEQLVEDTNADPRRGVGHEKVLTRIKMDAAAQEVLAGQGHTLTSVPEEGEMVKLALTGNMSTGGISIDRTFEAHPENVEIAEEAAQMIGLDIAGIDFICPDITEPVRETGGAICEVNAAPGFRMHTHPTIGEPQFIAKPVVDMLFPPGAPSRIPIVAVTGTNGKTTTSRMISHVFKGMGRKVGMTSTDGVVIDERLLIRADASGPRSARMVLQNPRVDFAVFEVARGGILREGLGYERNDVAVVLNVQPDHLGLRGIDTVEQLADVKAVVVEAVPRTGSAVLNADDPLVREMRRKCSGEVVWFSMSEPGSEVRDMIDAHCRRGGKALVLNPSDRGEMIVVKHGRREMQLAWTHLLPATFNGRARMNVQNSLAAAAAAFAAGAPLHDIRQGLRTFSTNYYLSPGRLNEVEVNGVNVIVDYCHNAPGMRMLGDFVDRVGESLSSSHELARPSRIGIIATAGDRRDADMRELGEIAAQHFDVVIVREDEALRGRERGATAELVREGVQEAIAAGARCKQVEVVLEEIEAVRHAMARANKGDLCVVCVDKHAAVMSELENWSNQAYAGAGASPDAPAADPDYAPQSEG; translated from the coding sequence ATGACCGAACGTCCCACTCCCGACCTCACGATCCTCGAGACCCGGGTCTACCGCGGCGCCAACGTCTGGTCGTACGAGAAGGCGATCCACCTGGTCGTCGACCTCGGCGTGCTCGAGCAGCACCCCACCAACACCCTCCCCGACTTCACCGACCACCTGCTGCAGATGCTGCCCGGGCTGCGTGAGCACTCCTGCTCGCGCGGGCGGCGCGGCGGCTTCGTCGAGCGACTCAACGAGGGCACCTGGCTGGGCCACGTCGCCGAGCACTGCGCCCTCGCCCTCCAGCAGGTCGTCGGCCACGACATCCGGCGCGGCAAGACCCGGATGGTCAAGGACCGCCCGGGCGTCTACAACGTGATCTACGGGTACGTCGACGAGCAGGTCGGCCTGGCCGCCGGGCGGCTCGCGGTACGCCTGGTCAACCACCTCGTCGAGGGCGACCCCGACTTCGACTGGGACGCCGAGCTCGAGGCGTTCATCAAGCGGGCCGAGCGGACGGCCTTCGGCCCCTCCACGCAGGCGATCGTCGACGAGGCCGTCTCGCGTGACATCCCGTGGCTGCGCCTCAACCAGCACTCCCTCGTCCAGCTCGGCCAGGGCGTCCACGCCAAGCGGATCCGCGCCACGATGACCTCCGAGACGTCCTCCATCGCGGTCGACGTGGCCTCCGACAAGGACCTCACCACCAAGCTGCTCGGCGCCGCCGGGCTGCCCGTGCCCAAGCAGGAGTCGGTCCGTACGGCCGACCAGGCCGTCCGTGTCGCCGGCCGGATCGGCTACCCCGTCGTGGTGAAGCCGCTCGACGGCAACCACGGCCGCGGCGTCTGCCTCGACCTGCAGGACGAGGACGCCGTGCGCGAGGCGTTCCCGATCGCCGAGGAGCAGTCGCGACGCGGCTGGGTCATCGTCGAGAGCTTCGTGACCGGCAAGGACTACCGCTGCCTGATCATCGACGGCCGGATGGTCGCGATCGCCGAGCGGGTGCCGGCCCACGTGGTGGGCGACGGCTCCTCGACCGTCGAGCAGCTCGTCGAGGACACCAACGCCGACCCGCGCCGCGGCGTGGGCCACGAGAAGGTCCTCACCCGGATCAAGATGGACGCGGCCGCCCAGGAGGTGCTCGCCGGCCAGGGGCACACGCTGACGTCCGTCCCGGAGGAGGGCGAGATGGTCAAGCTGGCCCTCACCGGCAACATGTCGACGGGCGGCATCTCCATCGACCGGACCTTCGAGGCCCACCCGGAGAACGTCGAGATCGCCGAGGAGGCGGCCCAGATGATCGGGCTCGACATCGCCGGCATCGACTTCATCTGCCCCGACATCACCGAGCCGGTCCGCGAGACCGGCGGCGCCATCTGCGAGGTCAACGCCGCACCCGGCTTCCGGATGCACACCCACCCGACGATCGGCGAGCCGCAGTTCATCGCCAAGCCCGTCGTCGACATGCTGTTCCCGCCGGGCGCCCCCTCGCGGATCCCGATCGTGGCGGTGACCGGCACCAACGGCAAGACCACGACGTCCCGGATGATCTCCCACGTCTTCAAGGGCATGGGCCGCAAGGTCGGCATGACCTCGACCGACGGCGTCGTCATCGACGAGCGGCTGCTGATCCGGGCCGACGCGTCCGGGCCGCGGTCGGCACGGATGGTGCTGCAGAACCCGCGTGTCGACTTCGCGGTCTTCGAGGTCGCCCGCGGCGGCATCCTCCGCGAGGGCCTCGGCTACGAGCGCAACGACGTCGCCGTCGTCCTCAACGTGCAGCCCGACCACCTCGGGCTGCGCGGGATCGACACCGTCGAGCAGCTCGCGGACGTCAAGGCGGTCGTGGTCGAGGCGGTCCCGCGTACGGGCTCCGCGGTGCTCAACGCCGACGACCCGCTGGTCCGCGAGATGCGGCGCAAGTGCAGCGGCGAGGTCGTGTGGTTCTCGATGTCCGAGCCGGGCTCGGAGGTGCGCGACATGATCGACGCCCACTGCCGTCGCGGTGGCAAGGCGCTGGTCCTCAACCCGTCCGACCGCGGCGAGATGATCGTGGTCAAGCACGGGCGGCGCGAGATGCAGCTCGCGTGGACCCACCTGCTGCCCGCCACGTTCAACGGCCGTGCGCGGATGAACGTCCAGAACTCCCTGGCCGCGGCGGCCGCCGCCTTCGCCGCCGGAGCCCCGCTGCACGACATCCGGCAGGGCCTGCGGACCTTCTCGACGAACTACTACCTCTCCCCCGGACGGCTCAACGAGGTCGAGGTCAACGGCGTCAACGTCATCGTCGACTACTGCCACAACGCACCCGGCATGCGGATGCTCGGCGACTTCGTCGACCGGGTCGGCGAGTCGCTCTCGTCCTCCCACGAGCTGGCGCGACCCTCGCGGATCGGCATCATCGCCACCGCGGGCGATCGGCGTGACGCCGACATGCGCGAGCTCGGCGAGATCGCGGCCCAGCACTTCGACGTCGTCATCGTGCGCGAGGACGAGGCCCTCCGGGGCCGTGAGCGTGGTGCCACGGCGGAGCTGGTGCGCGAGGGCGTGCAGGAGGCGATCGCCGCCGGCGCCCGCTGCAAGCAGGTCGAGGTCGTGCTCGAGGAGATCGAGGCGGTCCGCCACGCCATGGCCCGCGCCAACAAGGGCGACCTGTGCGTGGTGTGCGTCGACAAGCACGCCGCGGTGATGAGCGAGCTGGAGAACTGGTCCAACCAGGCGTACGCCGGCGCCGGCGCAAGCCCTGACGCTCCCGCCGCCGACCCGGACTACGCGCCTCAGTCCGAGGGCTGA
- a CDS encoding cyanophycinase yields MPPGPLMIIGGAEDKLRRPTILREFVDASGGAEARIAVIPTASSLGDAVVEVYDAVFRKLGAAEVVPVRPESREDAHDADLVARLHGATGIFMTGGNQLKLSSIISGTPLGEAIHEAHRDGVVVAGTSAGASIQSSHMVAFGGPGATPKQRMTQVAAGLGLLESAVIDQHFDQRNRYGRLLMIVAQSPQLLGIGVDEDTAAVVTESDGRQLLRVSGRGSVTIFDPARMVTNAYEAQRSSPLLASGVTLHVLPEGATYDLTARELLPQQWAVDPEDEAELAEAQHDMRQMARDIAAGDASPAALRRRLARTRSRLQPHRQDGDDR; encoded by the coding sequence ATGCCTCCCGGACCTCTCATGATCATCGGTGGCGCCGAGGACAAGCTGCGTCGGCCCACGATCCTGCGGGAGTTCGTCGACGCGAGCGGCGGAGCGGAGGCCAGGATCGCCGTCATCCCGACCGCGTCGTCCCTCGGCGACGCCGTCGTGGAGGTCTACGACGCCGTCTTCCGCAAGCTCGGGGCCGCCGAGGTCGTGCCCGTCCGTCCCGAGTCGCGCGAGGACGCCCACGACGCCGACCTCGTCGCCCGCCTGCACGGCGCCACCGGCATCTTCATGACCGGCGGCAACCAGCTCAAGCTGTCCTCGATCATCAGCGGCACCCCGCTGGGCGAGGCGATCCACGAGGCCCACCGCGACGGCGTGGTCGTCGCCGGCACCTCCGCCGGGGCCAGCATCCAGTCCTCCCACATGGTCGCCTTCGGCGGCCCGGGCGCCACGCCCAAGCAGCGGATGACCCAGGTCGCCGCGGGTCTGGGGCTGCTCGAGTCGGCCGTGATCGACCAGCACTTCGACCAGCGCAACCGCTACGGACGCCTGCTGATGATCGTCGCCCAGTCGCCGCAGCTGCTCGGGATCGGCGTCGACGAGGACACCGCTGCGGTGGTGACCGAGAGCGACGGCCGGCAGCTGCTCAGGGTCAGCGGTCGCGGCTCGGTCACGATCTTCGACCCCGCCCGCATGGTCACCAACGCCTACGAGGCCCAGCGCTCCAGCCCGCTGCTGGCCAGCGGCGTCACGCTGCACGTGCTGCCCGAGGGGGCGACGTACGACCTCACGGCCCGCGAGCTGCTGCCGCAGCAGTGGGCGGTCGACCCCGAGGACGAGGCCGAGCTGGCCGAGGCCCAGCACGACATGCGCCAGATGGCCCGTGACATCGCGGCCGGCGACGCCTCCCCGGCGGCGCTTCGCCGACGCCTCGCCCGCACCAGGTCCAGGCTTCAGCCCCACCGACAGGACGGAGACGACCGATGA
- a CDS encoding DUF3099 domain-containing protein, protein MARDDAVRITTASSSAHEDIARRQRRYVLSMSLRTVCFVGAILVGPGWLRWVLVAGAVLLPYVAVVMANAVSTKSDGFALTGSPNAHPELGGGTDSAPPRGYDSI, encoded by the coding sequence ATGGCCCGCGACGACGCTGTGCGCATCACGACGGCGTCGTCGAGCGCCCACGAGGACATCGCCCGCCGGCAGCGTCGCTACGTCCTGTCGATGTCGCTGCGGACCGTCTGCTTCGTCGGCGCGATCCTGGTGGGACCCGGCTGGCTGCGGTGGGTGCTGGTGGCCGGCGCGGTCCTGCTCCCGTACGTCGCCGTGGTGATGGCGAACGCCGTCTCGACGAAGTCCGACGGATTCGCCCTCACGGGGTCACCGAATGCTCACCCGGAGCTCGGTGGAGGTACGGATTCCGCACCGCCACGCGGATACGACAGTATTTGA
- a CDS encoding beta-ketoacyl-ACP reductase, which translates to MTDNEPRSVLVTGGNRGIGRAIAGAFLAQGDRVAVTSRSGGGPEGSLDLVCDITDAAAVDEAFSRIEEEHGPVEVLVANAGVTADTLLLRMSEEDWSRVIDTNLTGSFRLAKRASKGMLRLRRGRIVFISSVVGLLGSAGQVNYAASKAGLVGMARSLTRELGSRSITANVVAPGFVDTDMTAVLTDEQKDTIKQQVPLQRYGTPEEIAAAVLWLTGEHGGYVTGAVIPVDGGLGMGH; encoded by the coding sequence GTGACTGACAACGAACCCAGATCGGTCCTCGTCACCGGGGGCAACCGCGGCATCGGACGCGCCATCGCCGGGGCCTTCCTCGCCCAGGGCGACCGCGTCGCGGTGACCAGTCGCAGCGGCGGGGGGCCCGAGGGTTCCCTCGACCTGGTGTGCGACATCACCGACGCCGCCGCCGTCGACGAGGCCTTCTCCCGGATCGAGGAGGAGCACGGGCCCGTCGAGGTGCTGGTCGCCAACGCCGGTGTCACTGCCGACACGCTGCTGCTGCGGATGAGCGAGGAGGACTGGTCCCGCGTCATCGACACCAACCTGACCGGCTCCTTCCGGCTCGCCAAGCGCGCCTCCAAGGGCATGCTCCGGCTCCGGCGGGGGCGGATCGTCTTCATCTCCTCGGTGGTCGGGCTGCTCGGCTCGGCGGGGCAGGTCAACTACGCCGCGTCGAAGGCCGGCCTGGTCGGCATGGCGCGCTCGCTGACGCGGGAGCTCGGGTCGCGCTCGATCACGGCCAACGTGGTCGCGCCCGGGTTCGTCGACACCGACATGACCGCGGTGCTGACCGACGAGCAGAAGGACACCATCAAGCAGCAGGTGCCGCTGCAGCGGTACGGCACCCCGGAGGAGATCGCGGCGGCCGTCCTGTGGCTGACCGGCGAGCACGGCGGCTACGTGACCGGAGCCGTGATCCCGGTCGACGGCGGACTCGGAATGGGGCACTGA
- the fabI gene encoding enoyl-ACP reductase FabI encodes MGILDGKRILVAGVTMDSSIGYAVARVAQEQGATVLISNFGRALGITRRIAKRLPTEPPVLELDVTDQDHLDGLADAVREHVDGLDGVVHSIAYGNPETLLGGKFLEGPWEDVAQAVQVSAYSLKALAVAARPLMGSGGSIVGLTFDATTAWPAYDWMGVAKAGLESTSRYLARDLGAEGIRCNLVSAGPLKTLAAKAIPGFEDLESMWKTRAPLGWDEGDHDPTARAVCALLSDFFPATTGEIVHVDGGFHAMGA; translated from the coding sequence ATGGGCATCCTGGACGGCAAGCGGATCCTGGTCGCGGGCGTGACCATGGACAGCTCGATCGGGTACGCGGTCGCGCGGGTGGCGCAGGAGCAGGGCGCCACCGTGCTGATCTCGAACTTCGGGCGGGCCCTCGGCATCACCCGACGGATCGCCAAGCGGCTCCCCACGGAGCCGCCGGTCCTCGAGCTCGACGTGACCGACCAGGACCACCTCGACGGCCTCGCCGACGCCGTGCGCGAGCACGTCGACGGGCTCGACGGGGTGGTCCACTCGATCGCCTACGGCAACCCGGAGACGCTGCTCGGGGGCAAGTTCCTCGAGGGGCCGTGGGAGGACGTCGCCCAGGCGGTGCAGGTCTCGGCGTACTCCCTCAAGGCGCTCGCCGTCGCGGCCCGCCCGCTGATGGGGTCGGGCGGCTCGATCGTCGGCCTGACCTTCGACGCGACCACGGCGTGGCCGGCGTACGACTGGATGGGCGTCGCGAAGGCCGGCCTCGAGTCGACCTCGCGCTACCTCGCCCGCGACCTCGGCGCCGAGGGGATCCGCTGCAACCTGGTCTCCGCCGGGCCGCTGAAGACCCTGGCCGCCAAGGCCATCCCCGGTTTCGAGGACCTCGAGTCGATGTGGAAGACCCGCGCCCCGCTCGGCTGGGACGAGGGCGACCACGACCCGACCGCGCGCGCGGTCTGCGCCCTGCTGAGCGACTTCTTCCCCGCGACCACGGGGGAGATCGTGCACGTCGACGGTGGCTTCCACGCGATGGGGGCCTGA
- a CDS encoding serine hydrolase domain-containing protein, whose amino-acid sequence MPRTAEAPEAVVAAAAPSHRRLSVGGLVGGEAVTWAGDPSGCFQIGSVTKVFTGLLLATYVVDGTVALDDPVGALVDDLSGPVRDVTLEQLATHTSGLPRIPKELWSRALSRHPDPYGDVDHEALVRSLASTRLKRRRRPAYSNLGAGLLGHALAVRAGRPYADLVRERVSDPLGLRSTGVDPGDGLPGHRRRGRPRTQAWTFDALAGCGALWSTLADLQRFLAAQLEPPPGPLGDAIRLSQQPRVPGARMDHCLGWLRWHGSDGVLLWHNGGTAGYRSFVGVDPDHRVAVVALTASDRSVDGLGIRLVQALTQG is encoded by the coding sequence GTGCCGCGCACGGCTGAGGCGCCGGAGGCGGTGGTCGCCGCCGCGGCACCGAGCCACCGACGGCTCTCGGTCGGCGGGCTGGTCGGCGGCGAGGCGGTGACGTGGGCCGGCGATCCCTCCGGCTGCTTCCAGATCGGATCGGTGACCAAGGTGTTCACCGGCCTGCTCCTGGCGACGTACGTCGTGGACGGCACGGTCGCCCTCGACGACCCGGTCGGCGCGCTGGTCGACGACCTCTCCGGACCGGTGCGTGACGTCACTCTCGAGCAGCTGGCGACGCACACGTCCGGGCTGCCCCGGATCCCGAAGGAGCTGTGGTCGCGGGCGCTCAGCCGCCACCCGGATCCCTACGGCGACGTCGACCACGAGGCACTCGTCCGGTCCCTCGCGTCGACGAGGCTCAAGCGGCGTCGCCGACCTGCCTACTCCAACCTCGGTGCGGGTCTGCTGGGCCACGCCCTCGCGGTCAGGGCCGGAAGGCCGTACGCCGACCTGGTGCGTGAGCGTGTGTCCGACCCGCTCGGGCTGCGCAGCACCGGAGTCGATCCCGGGGACGGCCTGCCCGGTCACCGCCGCCGTGGGCGGCCCCGCACCCAGGCCTGGACCTTCGACGCCCTCGCGGGCTGTGGTGCGCTCTGGTCGACGCTGGCGGACCTGCAGCGCTTCCTGGCGGCCCAGCTCGAGCCGCCGCCGGGGCCGCTCGGTGACGCGATCCGGCTGAGCCAGCAGCCGCGGGTGCCGGGTGCCCGGATGGACCACTGCCTGGGTTGGTTGCGGTGGCACGGCAGCGACGGGGTGCTGCTGTGGCACAACGGGGGTACTGCCGGCTACCGCTCCTTCGTCGGCGTCGACCCGGACCACCGGGTGGCGGTGGTCGCCCTGACCGCGAGCGACCGCTCCGTGGACGGCCTCGGGATCCGGTTGGTGCAGGCGCTCACGCAGGGGTGA
- a CDS encoding dodecin produces the protein MSNRTYRVTEIVGTSPDGIDQAVRNGIERAAKTLRHVDWFEVTQVRGQVKDGQVEHFQVGIKVGFRLEDE, from the coding sequence ATGTCCAACCGCACCTACCGCGTCACCGAGATCGTCGGGACCTCGCCCGACGGGATCGACCAGGCCGTCCGCAACGGCATCGAGCGCGCCGCCAAGACTCTGCGCCACGTCGACTGGTTCGAGGTCACCCAGGTGCGCGGCCAGGTCAAGGACGGCCAGGTCGAGCACTTCCAGGTCGGGATCAAGGTCGGGTTCCGCCTGGAGGACGAGTGA